One Qiania dongpingensis genomic window carries:
- a CDS encoding ATP-dependent Clp protease ATP-binding subunit, whose amino-acid sequence MYNNRFSNKAEEALQLAVGMAEALGQGYVGTEHILLGLIREGSSAAAQVLSSHGIEEERVLALVQQLIAPMTPVHMADRGGYSPRAARVLENSYREAVQFKSPLIGTEHILIAMLKDSDCSATRLLNTMNVNIQRMYVDLLATMGADASQYKDELEGKGKGQEKSATPTLDNYSRDLTALAKEGKLDPVIGREHEIERVIQILSRRTKNNPCLIGEPGVGKTAIAEGLAGKIVEGNVPDTVKGKRVMTLDLSGMVAGSKYRGEFEERIKNVLKEVRADGNVLLFIDEIHTIIGAGGAEGAIDASNILKPSLARGEIQLIGATTIDEYRKYIEKDAALERRFQPVMVEEPSAEEAISILRGLKSKYEEHHQVTITEDAIQAAVNLSARYINDRFLPDKAIDLIDEASSKVRLTTFVEPEEIKKLEEDIAQLEEQKVAAIQTEAYEKAGEIKKKQQKKKERQEKILLKWEKEKSSKKLYVTENEIADVVSGWTKIPVKKLEEGEAERLKNLESILHERVVGQEEAVVAVSKAIRRGRVGLKDPKRPIGSFLFLGPTGVGKTELSKALAEAMFGTENAMIRVDMSEYMEKHSVSKMVGSPPGYVGYDEGGQLSEKVRRNPYSVILFDEIEKAHPDVFNILLQVLDDGHITDAQGRKIDFKNTVLIMTSNAGAARIIEPKKLGFGAASTDKEDYEFMKSGVMEEVRRIFKPEFLNRIDETIVFHALTKEDMGQIVDIMMKGLCSRTKEQMDITLVMDDTAKAWIIDKGYDQKYGARPLRRTIQSEIEDKLAEEILDGAVKKGDTVSVTVEDGKLKFSV is encoded by the coding sequence ATGTACAACAACAGATTTTCAAATAAAGCAGAGGAAGCGCTTCAGCTGGCCGTGGGAATGGCGGAGGCTCTGGGGCAGGGATATGTGGGCACCGAGCATATCCTCCTGGGGCTTATCCGTGAAGGAAGCAGCGCGGCGGCCCAGGTACTTTCCAGTCACGGGATAGAGGAAGAACGGGTGCTGGCTCTGGTCCAGCAGCTGATCGCCCCGATGACGCCGGTGCATATGGCCGACCGGGGAGGATATTCACCCCGCGCCGCCAGGGTGCTGGAGAACAGCTATCGGGAGGCCGTACAATTTAAGTCCCCGCTGATCGGGACTGAGCACATCCTGATTGCAATGCTCAAGGACAGTGACTGTTCTGCCACACGGCTTCTGAATACCATGAACGTGAACATCCAGAGGATGTACGTGGACCTTCTGGCTACCATGGGAGCGGATGCCAGTCAGTATAAGGACGAGCTGGAGGGAAAAGGCAAGGGGCAGGAAAAAAGTGCGACACCCACGCTGGACAATTACAGCCGAGATCTGACTGCTCTTGCAAAGGAAGGAAAGCTCGATCCGGTCATTGGAAGAGAGCACGAGATCGAAAGAGTGATTCAGATTCTCAGCCGCCGGACAAAGAACAATCCCTGCCTGATCGGCGAACCTGGCGTGGGCAAGACCGCCATCGCGGAAGGTCTGGCAGGAAAGATTGTGGAAGGAAATGTGCCGGATACGGTAAAGGGAAAGCGCGTGATGACGCTGGACCTGTCCGGAATGGTCGCCGGTTCCAAATACCGCGGTGAGTTTGAAGAAAGAATCAAGAATGTACTAAAGGAAGTGCGGGCAGACGGCAACGTCCTTTTGTTCATTGATGAGATACACACCATCATCGGAGCCGGAGGAGCGGAGGGAGCCATAGACGCGTCCAATATCCTGAAGCCTTCTCTGGCCAGGGGCGAGATTCAGCTGATCGGAGCTACGACCATTGACGAATATCGGAAATATATCGAGAAGGACGCGGCCCTGGAGAGAAGGTTCCAGCCGGTGATGGTAGAAGAGCCTTCGGCGGAGGAAGCGATTTCCATTTTAAGGGGGCTTAAATCCAAATACGAGGAGCATCATCAGGTGACGATCACAGAAGATGCCATCCAGGCGGCGGTGAATCTGTCGGCCCGGTATATCAACGACCGGTTTCTGCCCGATAAGGCCATCGACCTGATCGACGAGGCATCCTCGAAGGTGCGGCTGACTACCTTTGTGGAGCCGGAGGAGATAAAAAAGCTGGAAGAGGATATTGCCCAGCTGGAGGAGCAGAAGGTCGCGGCTATTCAGACGGAAGCTTACGAAAAAGCCGGCGAGATCAAGAAGAAGCAGCAGAAGAAGAAGGAACGTCAGGAAAAGATTCTGCTCAAATGGGAAAAAGAGAAGAGCAGCAAAAAGCTCTATGTTACAGAAAATGAGATTGCCGATGTCGTGTCCGGCTGGACGAAGATACCGGTGAAAAAGCTGGAAGAAGGAGAGGCAGAGCGCCTTAAGAATCTGGAAAGTATCCTCCACGAAAGAGTGGTAGGGCAGGAAGAAGCCGTGGTGGCGGTATCAAAGGCCATCCGCCGCGGGCGCGTGGGCCTTAAGGATCCGAAGCGTCCGATCGGTTCGTTTTTGTTCCTGGGACCTACCGGCGTAGGAAAAACAGAGCTTTCGAAAGCGCTGGCGGAGGCCATGTTCGGTACGGAAAACGCTATGATACGGGTCGATATGTCAGAGTACATGGAGAAGCACAGCGTATCCAAAATGGTTGGATCGCCGCCAGGATATGTGGGCTATGACGAAGGCGGGCAGCTCAGCGAAAAGGTCCGCCGGAATCCGTATTCTGTGATACTTTTTGATGAGATAGAGAAGGCGCATCCCGACGTGTTCAATATTCTGCTCCAGGTCCTGGACGACGGACATATAACAGATGCCCAGGGCAGAAAAATAGATTTCAAGAATACGGTGCTCATTATGACGTCCAATGCAGGGGCGGCGCGGATCATTGAGCCGAAAAAGCTTGGCTTTGGAGCCGCCAGCACGGATAAAGAGGACTATGAATTTATGAAGAGCGGAGTGATGGAAGAGGTCCGGCGAATCTTTAAGCCGGAATTCCTGAACAGGATTGACGAGACGATCGTATTCCATGCTCTGACCAAGGAGGACATGGGACAGATCGTGGACATCATGATGAAGGGACTCTGCAGCAGGACGAAGGAGCAGATGGACATCACTCTGGTAATGGATGACACAGCGAAGGCCTGGATCATTGACAAAGGGTATGATCAAAAATACGGCGCCCGGCCGCTGCGCCGGACGATCCAGAGCGAGATCGAGGATAAACTGGCGGAAGAGATTCTGGACGGCGCCGTGAAAAAGGGAGATACGGTTTCCGTAACGGTAGAGGATGGAAAACTGAAATTTTCTGTTTAA
- the aspS gene encoding aspartate--tRNA ligase: protein MAESMRGLHRTHRCTEVSRGNVGENVTVMGWVQKRRNLGSLVFVDLRDRSGLLQIVFDEKDVGSEGFEKAGTLRNEYVIAVEGAVEVRSGAVNENLKTGDIEIRAKSLRILSEALTPPFPIEEECSTKEELRLKYRYLDLRRPNLQRNLAVKSRVAILSRNFMQEQGFLEVETPILVKSTPEGARDYLVPSRIHPGNFYALPQSPQIYKQLLMCSGFDRYFQIARCFRDEDLRADRQPEFTQMDMELSFADVDDVIEVNEKLLAYLMKEICDVEVKLPIRRMTYAEAMDRFGSDKPDLRFGMELHDVSGAVRDCGFAVFRNALEAGGSVRGLTVKGQAGMPRKKIDSLVEFAKTYGAKGLAYLAVQEDGSYKSSFAKFMTEDELAALVKAMDGEPGDLLLFAADKNKVVFDSLGALRVELAKRLEMIPENTFEFVWITEFPQFEYSEEEQRFVAMHHPFTMPMDEDLPLLDTDRGAVRAKAYDIVLNGCEIGGGSVRIHQSDVQAKMFECLGFSKEEAEERFGFLMNAFKYGVPPHAGLAYGLDRLVMLMTGADNIREVIAFPKVKDASCLMSGAPGRVDEVQLTELKIAVSEQDGAGE from the coding sequence ATGGCAGAATCGATGAGAGGTCTCCACAGGACCCACAGATGTACCGAGGTGTCGAGGGGCAATGTGGGAGAGAACGTGACGGTTATGGGCTGGGTGCAGAAAAGAAGAAACCTGGGAAGCCTGGTTTTTGTGGATCTGAGAGACCGTTCCGGCCTGCTGCAGATTGTGTTTGATGAAAAAGATGTGGGCAGCGAAGGCTTTGAAAAAGCCGGAACGCTCCGAAATGAATATGTGATCGCGGTAGAGGGAGCGGTGGAAGTCCGTTCAGGCGCCGTGAATGAAAATCTCAAGACGGGGGATATTGAAATACGTGCAAAGTCCCTGCGGATTCTTTCCGAAGCACTGACTCCGCCTTTTCCCATTGAAGAGGAATGCAGCACCAAGGAGGAGCTGCGCCTGAAATACCGGTATCTGGACCTCAGAAGGCCGAACCTGCAGAGAAATCTGGCAGTGAAGAGCAGAGTGGCCATTTTGTCCCGGAATTTTATGCAGGAGCAGGGATTTCTGGAAGTGGAGACTCCCATATTGGTTAAAAGTACGCCGGAAGGAGCCAGGGACTATCTGGTGCCCAGCCGAATCCATCCGGGAAATTTTTATGCGCTGCCGCAGTCGCCTCAGATATACAAGCAGCTTCTGATGTGCTCTGGCTTTGACCGGTATTTTCAGATCGCCAGATGCTTCCGCGATGAGGACCTGCGCGCCGACCGGCAGCCGGAATTCACGCAGATGGATATGGAGCTTTCCTTTGCAGATGTGGACGATGTTATCGAAGTGAATGAAAAGCTGCTCGCTTATCTGATGAAGGAGATATGCGATGTGGAAGTGAAGCTTCCGATCCGGCGCATGACCTATGCGGAGGCCATGGACCGCTTTGGCTCCGACAAGCCGGACCTGCGGTTTGGGATGGAGCTCCATGACGTGTCCGGCGCGGTCCGGGACTGCGGCTTTGCCGTATTCCGAAATGCCCTGGAGGCAGGCGGATCCGTCCGCGGCCTTACGGTGAAGGGCCAGGCAGGTATGCCCAGGAAGAAAATCGATTCTCTTGTGGAATTTGCGAAGACCTACGGCGCCAAAGGACTGGCATATCTGGCCGTCCAGGAGGACGGCAGCTATAAATCATCTTTTGCGAAATTCATGACCGAGGATGAGCTGGCCGCATTGGTGAAAGCGATGGATGGAGAACCCGGCGATCTGCTCCTCTTTGCGGCAGATAAAAATAAGGTGGTATTTGACAGCCTGGGCGCTCTGCGCGTGGAACTGGCGAAGCGTCTGGAGATGATTCCAGAAAATACCTTTGAATTTGTATGGATCACGGAATTTCCCCAATTTGAATATTCGGAGGAGGAACAGCGGTTCGTGGCGATGCATCATCCCTTTACAATGCCCATGGATGAGGATCTGCCTCTGCTGGATACGGACAGAGGAGCGGTCCGCGCGAAAGCCTATGATATCGTGCTGAACGGCTGTGAGATTGGCGGCGGCAGCGTGAGAATCCATCAGAGCGACGTGCAGGCGAAGATGTTTGAATGTCTTGGATTCAGCAAGGAGGAAGCGGAAGAACGCTTTGGCTTCCTGATGAATGCGTTTAAATACGGCGTGCCGCCCCATGCAGGCCTGGCTTATGGACTGGACCGGCTGGTAATGCTGATGACAGGAGCGGACAATATCCGCGAGGTCATTGCTTTCCCAAAGGTAAAGGATGCCTCCTGCCTGATGTCAGGAGCACCGGGACGGGTGGATGAGGTTCAGCTTACAGAGCTCAAGATTGCAGTTTCAGAACAGGACGGAGCCGGGGAATAA
- a CDS encoding GntR family transcriptional regulator codes for MIMKIDFNSDEALYIQLRNQIIIGIATETIKEGEALPSVRSLADTIGINMHTVNKAYTVLKQEGFVKLDRRKGAVIAVDFDKMRAMEELMSDMQVLLAKAACKNISRREIHELVDMVMNQFDCSPEASEDCSDME; via the coding sequence ATGATAATGAAAATAGATTTTAACAGTGACGAAGCATTATATATACAGCTGAGAAATCAGATCATCATTGGCATCGCCACCGAAACCATCAAGGAGGGAGAAGCCCTCCCGTCGGTCAGGAGTCTGGCTGACACCATTGGAATTAACATGCATACGGTAAATAAGGCATATACGGTCCTGAAGCAGGAAGGTTTTGTAAAGCTGGACCGCCGGAAGGGAGCCGTCATTGCCGTCGACTTTGATAAAATGCGGGCAATGGAGGAATTGATGTCCGACATGCAGGTGCTGCTTGCAAAAGCGGCATGTAAAAACATCAGCCGGAGGGAAATCCATGAATTGGTGGATATGGTGATGAACCAGTTTGACTGTTCGCCGGAAGCTTCGGAGGACTGCTCCGATATGGAGTGA
- a CDS encoding arsenate reductase family protein, with product MVLFVEYPKCSTCQKAKKWLEENGIEFKDRHIVEDNPTAEELKAWKEKGGLPLKRFFNTSGMKYKALELKDKLPDMSEEEQFSLLATDGMLVKRPVLVGEDFVLTGFREKEWAEKLKLPFNS from the coding sequence ATGGTCTTATTTGTGGAATATCCGAAATGCAGTACCTGCCAGAAGGCAAAAAAATGGCTGGAGGAAAATGGAATAGAGTTTAAAGACCGTCACATCGTGGAAGATAATCCAACGGCGGAAGAGCTGAAAGCATGGAAAGAAAAAGGCGGTCTGCCTCTGAAACGGTTCTTTAATACCAGCGGTATGAAATATAAGGCTCTTGAATTAAAGGATAAGCTTCCGGATATGAGTGAAGAAGAGCAGTTTTCCCTTCTGGCTACAGACGGAATGTTGGTGAAAAGGCCGGTTCTGGTAGGGGAGGATTTCGTCCTCACCGGATTCCGGGAGAAGGAATGGGCGGAAAAATTAAAGCTTCCGTTTAATTCTTAA
- a CDS encoding ATP--guanido phosphotransferase, translated as MQMLKWYQETEDQHDVFLAGRIRLVRNLEHYPFPVKLTEEDGAELVGKLENGLKDIGSVDKRIFHTIPLSAMGTEEKEALKERRAINGAGVEKKGPESLLLSEDETVSITLDGEDHIRLQCFSHKVDLNGLWNEASRLDDYINERFAYAFHEKYGYLTAYPTNVGTGLRAAVTLHLPMLSAGKQFGKLVSEMSRFGVSVQGLYGEGSENYGSLYEVSNQKTLGQTEEEIIALVQQMADRLAASERKVKSLTLRNHRLDLEDEIYKSYGVLRYAKKLSVKEAMTYLSQVRVGEMEGLLQLEKPLNFYGLMMEIQPTNMKLLAPENEKTDLKQARASYIRSMLPELV; from the coding sequence ATGCAGATGCTTAAATGGTATCAGGAAACGGAGGACCAGCATGATGTCTTTCTGGCGGGCCGCATCCGTCTGGTGCGGAACCTGGAGCATTATCCCTTTCCGGTGAAGCTTACGGAAGAGGACGGCGCGGAGCTGGTAGGCAAACTGGAAAATGGACTGAAAGATATCGGTTCGGTAGATAAGCGGATCTTTCATACGATTCCCCTGTCAGCGATGGGGACGGAGGAGAAAGAGGCGTTAAAAGAGCGCCGTGCCATAAACGGGGCCGGAGTGGAGAAAAAGGGCCCGGAAAGCCTGCTGCTGTCGGAAGATGAGACGGTCAGCATTACGCTGGACGGAGAGGATCACATCCGGCTCCAGTGCTTTTCGCATAAAGTAGATCTGAACGGACTGTGGAACGAGGCCAGCCGTCTGGATGATTATATCAACGAGCGGTTTGCCTACGCATTCCATGAAAAATACGGATACCTGACGGCCTACCCCACCAACGTGGGGACGGGCCTGCGGGCGGCGGTGACGCTGCATCTTCCCATGCTTTCAGCCGGGAAACAGTTCGGCAAGCTGGTGAGCGAGATGAGCCGCTTCGGGGTCTCTGTCCAGGGACTCTATGGGGAAGGGAGCGAAAACTACGGTTCCCTTTATGAAGTGTCCAACCAGAAAACGCTGGGGCAGACCGAAGAAGAGATCATAGCACTGGTACAGCAGATGGCGGACCGCCTGGCGGCCAGTGAACGAAAGGTAAAATCGCTGACGCTCCGGAACCACAGGCTGGATCTGGAGGATGAGATATATAAATCCTATGGTGTCCTGAGATATGCGAAGAAACTTTCTGTAAAGGAAGCGATGACATATCTTTCTCAGGTGCGGGTAGGAGAGATGGAAGGACTTTTGCAGCTTGAGAAGCCCTTGAATTTCTACGGGCTCATGATGGAGATACAGCCAACGAATATGAAGCTGCTGGCGCCGGAAAATGAAAAGACAGACTTAAAGCAGGCCAGGGCGTCCTACATCCGGTCCATGCTGCCGGAGCTGGTCTGA
- the glyA gene encoding serine hydroxymethyltransferase, which translates to MYSFEEVSSFDPVIAQAMQDELGRQQSHIELIASENFVSKAVMAAMGSPLTNKYAEGYPGKRYYGGCEFVDVVETVAQERARELFGCEYVNVQPHSGAQANMAVFFAMLKPGDTVMGMSLAHGGHLTHGSPVNMSGSYFHVVPYGVTDAGVIDYEEVRRIAHECKPKLIVAGASAYAREIDFKTFREIADEVGAYLMVDMAHIAGLVAAGLHMSPIPYAHVTTTTTHKTLRGPRGGMILSSNEMQEKFNFNKAVFPGIQGGPLMHVIAAKAVCFKEALDPSFKTYMSQTKKNAAKLAEELIKRGFDIVSGGTDNHLMLVDLRPVGVTGKAAEKLLDAANITCNKNAIPNDPEKPFVTSGIRLGAQAVTSRGVVEADMETIAEAIRLVITQDEANTAKAKAMVKELTDKYPLY; encoded by the coding sequence ATGTATTCATTTGAAGAGGTATCTTCCTTTGATCCTGTTATCGCTCAGGCGATGCAGGACGAGCTGGGAAGACAGCAGAGCCACATCGAGCTCATCGCTTCTGAAAACTTTGTGAGCAAGGCCGTCATGGCGGCCATGGGAAGCCCCCTGACCAATAAGTACGCGGAAGGATATCCGGGAAAGCGTTATTACGGCGGATGCGAATTCGTGGACGTGGTGGAGACTGTCGCCCAGGAGCGCGCCAGAGAGCTGTTTGGCTGTGAATATGTCAATGTGCAGCCCCATTCCGGCGCACAGGCCAATATGGCTGTTTTCTTTGCGATGCTGAAGCCCGGAGACACGGTGATGGGGATGAGCCTGGCCCATGGCGGACATCTGACCCATGGGAGCCCTGTGAATATGTCCGGTTCTTATTTCCATGTTGTGCCCTACGGTGTGACAGACGCCGGTGTGATCGACTATGAAGAAGTGCGCCGGATTGCCCATGAGTGCAAGCCGAAGCTGATCGTGGCAGGCGCCAGCGCTTATGCCAGAGAGATTGATTTTAAGACCTTCCGGGAGATTGCCGATGAGGTGGGAGCATATCTGATGGTGGATATGGCCCATATCGCCGGCCTGGTGGCGGCGGGACTTCATATGAGCCCGATTCCTTACGCCCATGTGACCACGACCACGACCCATAAGACACTCCGCGGCCCGAGAGGCGGGATGATCCTTTCCAGCAATGAGATGCAGGAAAAATTCAACTTTAACAAAGCGGTGTTCCCCGGTATCCAGGGCGGTCCGCTGATGCATGTGATCGCGGCCAAGGCCGTATGCTTTAAAGAAGCTCTGGATCCCAGCTTTAAGACATACATGTCTCAGACGAAGAAGAATGCGGCCAAGCTGGCAGAGGAGCTGATAAAGAGAGGCTTTGACATCGTATCAGGCGGTACCGACAATCATCTGATGCTGGTGGACCTCCGTCCAGTTGGTGTGACCGGAAAAGCAGCGGAAAAGCTGCTGGATGCGGCTAACATTACCTGCAACAAGAACGCTATCCCCAATGATCCGGAGAAGCCCTTCGTGACCAGCGGCATCCGTCTGGGAGCCCAGGCAGTCACCAGCCGCGGAGTGGTCGAAGCGGATATGGAGACCATTGCGGAAGCTATCCGTCTGGTGATCACACAGGATGAAGCCAATACGGCGAAGGCAAAAGCCATGGTGAAGGAACTTACGGATAAATATCCGCTGTACTAG
- a CDS encoding endosialidase, translating into MPAVKELIRTEQNGTLSFGDYTLGAKSKLQDYEFNGDLYKVKTYCDITKLERNGMFVYESVPGTAVNEFEADDTGVHFIVEGSQDAQITLELEDDTEYDVRIGEEDAGMIKANMSGKLTLSVELSEGESTVVEVKKR; encoded by the coding sequence ATGCCAGCAGTAAAGGAATTAATACGCACAGAACAAAATGGTACACTCAGCTTTGGAGACTACACACTGGGCGCAAAGTCGAAGCTTCAGGATTATGAATTCAACGGCGATCTATATAAGGTAAAGACGTATTGTGACATCACAAAGCTGGAGCGGAACGGCATGTTTGTCTATGAATCGGTTCCGGGGACAGCAGTGAATGAGTTTGAAGCGGATGATACGGGAGTGCATTTCATTGTGGAAGGCAGTCAGGACGCTCAGATCACGCTGGAACTGGAGGATGACACGGAGTACGACGTGCGGATCGGCGAAGAAGATGCCGGTATGATCAAGGCTAATATGAGCGGAAAGCTGACGCTGAGCGTGGAGCTTTCTGAGGGAGAATCCACAGTGGTTGAAGTGAAAAAAAGATAG
- a CDS encoding cadherin-like beta sandwich domain-containing protein, with translation MEKKIKRIFSVLIICCTLLFGVGITSFAAGTSGTNDASLASLEISPGTLSPEFSSDVYEYQVEVDADCDKLLVNAKTSDSGAKMVIAGNSGLKVGTNTVIINVTAADGVTTAKYTIQAVRSAGEPQSSAAGSESTAAESSESQIANNPLVSSSGTAAETGSTEGQESQSSSSASAGTITTTGKTYTLSEPDASAIPDGYTAMDLKIGEQTVKVWKFPSEYDVEGFYLLYGTDEAGKTAFYIYDETEGTVITAPDGILSAGQENEISQVQLQKAQEAYQKSMKNRMLIIIGLSVLCFILLIAFTAAMTRRKNGHGEDDFHDDGPRGGYGGEPDEDDYEEAGEEPYDEEPYGEESYEEEPYDEEPYEEESYGEESYEEEPNEEESYGEASYDEELYDLDAEDAADEEPARVSAEEHASEPETDSAPAEEEESYPEEVTEKPSEEYMDGAESEDYQEEEETEQPKASDEEEEDLDADFDLLEALLSDSVRSVKPDDADSIVNRAAEKAGKRPKEQPVPVPEKQKVREPEKRERKKQAVKPQPARRPSQNLEDDDDFEIFDL, from the coding sequence ATGGAGAAAAAAATAAAACGAATATTTTCTGTTTTGATCATATGCTGCACCCTGCTGTTTGGAGTGGGAATCACGTCATTCGCTGCGGGGACCAGTGGGACCAACGACGCGTCGCTGGCTTCTTTAGAGATTTCGCCGGGTACGCTCAGCCCTGAGTTTTCATCCGATGTGTATGAATATCAGGTGGAGGTGGACGCGGACTGTGATAAGCTTCTGGTAAATGCCAAGACCTCCGACAGCGGGGCCAAAATGGTGATAGCCGGAAATTCTGGACTGAAGGTGGGGACGAATACTGTCATCATAAATGTGACGGCGGCCGACGGAGTGACGACGGCCAAATATACCATTCAGGCAGTGCGGAGCGCCGGTGAGCCACAGTCCTCCGCGGCAGGAAGTGAAAGTACGGCTGCAGAATCTTCTGAGAGCCAGATCGCCAATAACCCTCTGGTCAGCAGTTCTGGCACCGCTGCAGAAACGGGCAGTACGGAAGGTCAGGAGTCTCAGAGCTCCAGTTCTGCTTCCGCAGGCACGATCACGACTACGGGCAAGACGTATACCCTGTCTGAGCCGGACGCATCCGCGATACCGGATGGATATACGGCGATGGATCTGAAAATCGGGGAGCAGACTGTAAAGGTCTGGAAATTCCCTTCAGAATATGATGTGGAAGGGTTTTATCTGTTATACGGGACCGATGAGGCCGGAAAAACGGCGTTTTATATCTATGATGAGACAGAAGGCACCGTGATCACAGCGCCGGACGGCATCCTGTCGGCCGGACAGGAGAATGAGATTTCACAGGTGCAGCTGCAAAAGGCTCAGGAAGCCTACCAGAAATCCATGAAAAACCGGATGCTGATCATTATTGGTCTTTCTGTGCTGTGCTTTATCCTTTTGATAGCCTTTACCGCCGCTATGACCCGGAGAAAGAATGGGCATGGGGAGGATGACTTTCATGATGACGGTCCCCGCGGAGGCTATGGCGGAGAGCCGGATGAAGATGATTATGAGGAAGCGGGAGAAGAGCCTTATGACGAAGAGCCATATGGGGAAGAATCCTATGAGGAGGAGCCTTATGACGAAGAGCCTTATGAGGAAGAATCTTATGGGGAAGAGTCTTATGAGGAGGAGCCTAATGAGGAAGAATCCTATGGGGAAGCGTCTTATGATGAGGAACTCTATGATCTAGATGCCGAGGATGCAGCGGATGAGGAGCCTGCGCGGGTATCCGCAGAGGAGCATGCTTCAGAACCGGAGACAGATTCTGCGCCTGCTGAAGAGGAAGAGTCATATCCGGAGGAAGTAACGGAGAAACCGTCCGAGGAATATATGGACGGAGCAGAAAGTGAAGATTATCAGGAGGAAGAGGAAACAGAACAGCCCAAAGCTTCGGATGAAGAGGAGGAGGATCTGGACGCAGACTTTGATTTGCTGGAGGCCCTTTTGTCGGATTCCGTCCGGAGTGTGAAGCCGGATGACGCGGATAGTATCGTGAACCGGGCGGCGGAAAAAGCCGGGAAGCGGCCTAAGGAGCAGCCGGTGCCCGTTCCGGAAAAACAGAAGGTCCGTGAACCGGAGAAGAGGGAACGGAAAAAGCAGGCCGTGAAACCGCAGCCAGCCAGGAGGCCCTCTCAGAATTTGGAAGACGATGATGATTTTGAAATTTTCGATTTATAG
- a CDS encoding UvrB/UvrC motif-containing protein: MLCEKCKIREANIRYTEVIGGVKTEHNLCSHCAKEMDFGHYTAMFDTDYPIGKLLSDLFGLDAERGDSDEMDMDQVVCPTCNTAYSDFVKDSRFGCPDCYRVFDLLMSENIKKIQGNDTHTGKRPLYGHEATEDHEGTEKTEDIQNSIEILSSKLQEAIREEEYEMAAKYRDEIRELKERLNADA; encoded by the coding sequence ATGTTATGTGAAAAATGTAAAATAAGAGAGGCCAATATCCGATATACGGAAGTGATCGGCGGAGTGAAGACAGAGCACAACCTGTGCAGCCACTGCGCCAAGGAAATGGATTTTGGACATTATACAGCGATGTTTGATACGGATTATCCGATAGGGAAGCTTTTGTCGGATTTGTTTGGGCTGGACGCAGAGCGCGGGGACAGTGACGAGATGGATATGGACCAGGTGGTCTGCCCCACTTGCAATACGGCATATAGTGATTTTGTAAAGGACAGCCGTTTTGGCTGCCCGGATTGTTACCGGGTCTTCGACCTGCTGATGAGTGAGAACATCAAGAAAATTCAAGGCAATGACACCCATACGGGAAAGCGCCCTTTGTATGGACATGAAGCCACAGAGGACCATGAAGGGACGGAGAAAACGGAAGATATCCAGAACTCCATTGAAATCCTGTCATCCAAGCTGCAGGAAGCCATCCGGGAAGAAGAGTATGAGATGGCGGCAAAGTATAGGGATGAGATCAGAGAATTGAAGGAGAGGTTGAATGCAGATGCTTAA